A portion of the uncultured Bacteroides sp. genome contains these proteins:
- a CDS encoding phosphatidate cytidylyltransferase, with product MKNNLIQRTVTGVFFVTILMGCLLYSPLSFGILFTLISALTIREFTHLLNDKTEGAYVNKTITMLGGVYLFLAIMAFCMDVTDSKVFIPYLALIIYLIVSELYLKKTNPIINWAYAMFSQLYVALPFALLNVLAFQSNQNTGYVEYNPILPLSVFVFIWLNDTGAYCVGSLIGKHRLFERVSPKKSWEGSIAGGIVAISASLVFANYFPFLSTFAWIGLSITVVVFGTWGDLSESLLKRQLGVKDSGTILPGHGGMLDRFDSALIAIPAAVIYLYMISTIVS from the coding sequence TTGAAAAATAATCTTATACAACGAACTGTAACCGGAGTATTCTTCGTTACAATATTAATGGGCTGTCTTTTGTACAGCCCTCTCTCTTTTGGAATATTATTTACTCTTATCAGTGCTCTGACAATACGAGAGTTTACACACTTGCTAAACGATAAAACAGAAGGAGCATACGTCAACAAAACGATAACGATGCTCGGTGGTGTATATCTATTCCTTGCTATTATGGCATTTTGTATGGATGTAACAGATTCCAAGGTATTTATACCTTACCTTGCTTTAATTATTTATTTGATTGTCAGCGAGCTTTATCTGAAGAAAACAAATCCCATTATTAATTGGGCCTACGCTATGTTTAGCCAACTTTATGTTGCGTTACCTTTCGCATTGCTCAACGTTTTGGCATTTCAGAGCAATCAAAATACGGGTTATGTAGAATACAATCCCATTCTTCCACTCTCCGTCTTTGTTTTTATTTGGTTAAACGACACTGGAGCATATTGTGTCGGTAGCCTAATAGGAAAACATCGTTTATTTGAGCGAGTATCACCTAAAAAGTCATGGGAAGGCTCTATTGCAGGAGGTATTGTCGCAATCTCTGCTTCACTGGTATTTGCCAATTATTTTCCCTTCCTGTCTACTTTCGCATGGATTGGGCTATCAATAACGGTAGTTGTCTTTGGCACATGGGGCGATTTAAGTGAATCATTACTGAAACGCCAATTAGGAGTAAAAGATTCAGGAACAATACTTCCCGGACACGGTGGGATGCTCGATCGCTTCGATAGCGCACTGATAGCTATACCGGCAGCAGTTATTTACCTTTATATGATTTCAACGATTGTGTCTTAG
- the ftsH gene encoding ATP-dependent zinc metalloprotease FtsH: MPRFNISWMYMIIALMLLALYFTNENSSVSKTTSYDEFQQYVRSGYVNKIIGYDDNTVEVYIKPYFVKDVFKEDSNRVGKNPMITTEAPSRESLGEFLQKERDEARFNGSVSYEKKKDYFSVILWNVLPIVFLIGLWMFFMRRMSGGGSGAGGVFNVGKSKAQLFEKGGSIKVTFKDVAGLAEAKQEIEEIVEFLKEPQKYTDLGGKIPKGALLVGPPGTGKTLLAKAVAGEANVPFFSLSGSDFVEMFVGVGASRVRDLFKQAKEKAPCIVFIDEIDAVGRARGKNPSMGGNDERENTLNQLLTEMDGFGSNSGVIILAATNRVDVLDKALLRAGRFDRQIHVDLPDLNERKEVFGVHLRPIKIDDSVDVDLLSRQTPGFSGADIANVCNEAALIAARHGKRFVDKQDFLDAVDRIIGGLEKKSKITTEEERRTIALHEAGHASLSWLLEHANPLIKVTIVPRGRALGAAWYLPEERQITTKEQMLDEMCATLGGRAAENLFVGRISTGAMNDLERVTKQAYGMIAYLGMSEKLPNLCYYNNDEYSFNKPYSERTAELIDEEVKQMINEQYERAKQILSEHKEGHNKLAALLIEKEVIFAEDVERIFGKRVWTSRSEEIMAAELRKKPENGSEIAEEKSKTTTPELNPKTEAEVKEPQN, encoded by the coding sequence ATGCCCCGGTTTAATATTAGCTGGATGTATATGATCATAGCCCTGATGCTTTTAGCGCTGTATTTTACTAATGAGAACAGTTCAGTAAGCAAGACGACATCCTATGATGAGTTTCAACAATATGTGCGTAGCGGGTACGTTAATAAAATAATCGGTTATGATGACAACACAGTAGAAGTGTATATCAAACCTTATTTTGTGAAGGATGTATTCAAAGAAGATTCTAATCGTGTAGGCAAAAACCCTATGATAACCACTGAAGCTCCTTCACGGGAGAGCTTGGGTGAGTTTCTCCAGAAAGAAAGAGATGAGGCTCGCTTTAACGGCTCAGTAAGCTATGAGAAAAAGAAAGATTACTTCAGTGTCATTCTATGGAACGTACTACCTATTGTCTTTTTAATAGGATTATGGATGTTCTTCATGCGCCGAATGAGCGGTGGCGGCAGTGGAGCAGGCGGGGTATTCAATGTTGGAAAATCAAAAGCACAACTCTTTGAAAAAGGAGGTTCAATAAAGGTAACATTCAAAGATGTTGCCGGCTTAGCTGAAGCTAAACAAGAAATTGAAGAAATTGTAGAGTTCTTAAAAGAGCCCCAAAAGTACACCGATTTAGGAGGTAAAATACCAAAAGGAGCATTGCTTGTAGGACCTCCGGGGACAGGTAAAACATTACTAGCCAAAGCTGTAGCAGGAGAAGCAAACGTACCATTTTTTTCTTTGTCTGGATCTGATTTCGTTGAAATGTTTGTTGGCGTGGGAGCATCTCGCGTACGCGACCTATTTAAACAAGCAAAAGAAAAAGCTCCTTGCATTGTCTTTATTGACGAAATAGATGCAGTAGGACGGGCGCGTGGAAAGAATCCAAGCATGGGCGGAAACGATGAACGAGAAAACACACTAAACCAACTCCTGACGGAAATGGATGGCTTTGGTTCAAACAGTGGAGTAATCATTCTAGCTGCAACCAATCGTGTGGATGTGCTGGATAAAGCTTTATTGCGTGCCGGAAGGTTTGATCGACAGATACATGTTGACCTCCCCGACTTGAATGAAAGAAAAGAAGTTTTCGGTGTACACTTGCGCCCTATTAAGATAGATGATTCGGTCGATGTTGATCTTTTGTCTCGACAAACTCCTGGCTTTTCGGGTGCCGATATAGCCAATGTTTGTAATGAAGCAGCTCTTATTGCTGCCCGACATGGCAAAAGATTTGTGGACAAACAAGATTTTCTTGATGCTGTAGATCGTATAATCGGTGGATTAGAAAAGAAAAGCAAAATCACGACCGAAGAAGAGCGTCGCACCATCGCACTCCATGAAGCCGGACATGCAAGCCTATCATGGTTACTCGAGCATGCCAATCCGCTAATCAAAGTAACCATTGTACCTCGTGGACGAGCCTTAGGAGCAGCATGGTACCTACCCGAAGAAAGACAGATCACGACCAAAGAACAAATGCTCGATGAAATGTGCGCCACCCTTGGTGGACGGGCAGCTGAAAATCTGTTTGTAGGCAGAATCTCTACCGGAGCTATGAATGATTTAGAACGCGTTACAAAACAAGCTTATGGAATGATTGCTTATCTGGGCATGAGCGAAAAACTTCCTAATCTTTGTTATTACAACAATGATGAATATTCATTCAACAAACCGTATAGCGAACGAACGGCAGAACTGATAGATGAGGAAGTGAAACAGATGATAAACGAACAATACGAACGCGCCAAGCAAATCCTCTCGGAACACAAAGAAGGACATAATAAATTGGCCGCTCTACTGATAGAAAAAGAAGTTATATTTGCTGAAGATGTAGAACGAATATTCGGTAAACGTGTTTGGACTTCACGCTCAGAAGAGATTATGGCAGCTGAATTACGCAAGAAACCAGAGAATGGAAGTGAAATAGCTGAAGAGAAATCGAAAACAACTACTCCCGAATTAAATCCAAAGACGGAAGCGGAAGTCAAAGAACCTCAAAATTAA
- the rsfS gene encoding ribosome silencing factor: MNEAKALIEKIKEGIQEKKGKNIIIADLTSIGDTICNYFVICQGNSPSQVSAIVDSIKEFTRKGVNTKPFAVDGLNNAEWVAMDYSDILVHIFLPETRTFYNLEHLWADAKLTTIPDID, translated from the coding sequence ATGAACGAAGCAAAAGCATTAATAGAAAAGATCAAAGAAGGTATTCAAGAAAAAAAAGGTAAGAACATTATTATAGCAGACCTGACTAGTATAGGAGACACCATATGCAATTACTTTGTGATCTGCCAAGGTAATTCACCAAGTCAAGTCAGTGCTATTGTTGATTCAATCAAAGAATTTACTAGAAAAGGAGTTAATACCAAACCTTTTGCTGTAGACGGATTAAATAATGCCGAATGGGTAGCAATGGATTACTCAGACATATTGGTTCATATCTTTCTCCCCGAAACAAGAACATTTTATAATCTAGAACATCTTTGGGCAGATGCTAAATTAACTACTATTCCCGATATTGACTAA
- a CDS encoding DUF349 domain-containing protein, giving the protein MMDSHDTNPPLEQGDLEEEKNVAEVSETQTMETQAEETNVETQTESVSKPTKESVLKRLNELASDPKNASKIELDTLKQTFYKLHNTEQEADKKAFVNDGGNEQDYTPKNDELENEFKNVMSVIKEKRSTLTAEIEKQKESNLETKLSILTKLKELVDSSEDANKSYNEFKRLQQQWNEIRLIPQAKVNELWKSYQLYVEKFYDILKLNNEFRDYDFKKNLEIKSKLCETAEKLIEEPDVVSAFHQLQKLHQEFRDTGPVAKDLRDGVWARFKAASTQVNRRHQEHFEALKEVEQHNLDQKTVICEIVEAIEYTELTTFGAWENKTQEIIALQSKWKTIGFAPQKMNVKIFERFRKACDGFFKKKSEFYKLLKENMTENLEKKKALCEKVEALKDSTDWKETAEALTKLQKEWKTIGPVTKKYSDAIWNRFIAACDYFFEQKNKATSSQRTGELENLEKKKEIIGKLIAIKDSTETDEADRLVRELIKEWNSIGHVPFKEKDRIYKQFHTLIDEIFEHFNISASDKKLSNFKSSISSIQGGSQSLYKERERLIRIYENMKNELHTYENNLGFLSSSSQKGNSLLTEINRKVEKLKADLELTLQKIRVIDESIKEEE; this is encoded by the coding sequence ATGATGGACTCTCATGACACTAATCCGCCTTTGGAACAAGGAGATTTAGAAGAAGAAAAGAATGTAGCTGAGGTTTCAGAAACACAAACAATGGAAACTCAAGCGGAGGAAACTAACGTGGAAACACAAACTGAGTCAGTATCAAAACCGACTAAAGAAAGTGTGTTAAAGCGGCTGAACGAATTGGCAAGTGATCCTAAAAATGCAAGTAAAATAGAACTTGATACTTTAAAACAAACTTTTTATAAGCTCCACAATACGGAACAAGAAGCTGATAAAAAAGCATTTGTAAACGACGGTGGTAATGAACAAGATTACACTCCTAAAAATGACGAATTGGAAAATGAATTCAAGAACGTGATGTCTGTCATTAAAGAAAAAAGGAGCACACTGACCGCTGAAATAGAAAAACAAAAAGAAAGTAATCTCGAGACAAAACTTTCTATCTTAACTAAACTAAAAGAATTAGTCGATTCATCGGAAGATGCTAATAAATCATACAACGAATTCAAGAGGCTACAACAGCAATGGAATGAAATAAGACTTATTCCACAGGCGAAAGTAAATGAACTATGGAAAAGCTATCAACTCTATGTAGAGAAATTTTATGATATTCTAAAACTTAACAATGAATTTCGCGACTACGACTTTAAAAAGAATCTAGAGATTAAAAGTAAACTTTGCGAAACAGCAGAAAAACTAATAGAAGAACCAGACGTAGTATCGGCCTTTCACCAACTACAGAAGCTTCACCAAGAATTCAGAGATACTGGTCCTGTGGCCAAAGATTTAAGAGATGGAGTTTGGGCCAGATTCAAAGCTGCTTCCACACAAGTAAACCGCCGTCATCAAGAGCATTTTGAGGCTCTAAAAGAAGTAGAACAACATAATCTTGATCAGAAAACAGTTATTTGCGAAATCGTAGAAGCAATAGAATATACTGAACTAACAACGTTTGGAGCTTGGGAGAACAAAACACAAGAAATCATCGCACTACAAAGTAAATGGAAAACGATTGGCTTTGCACCTCAAAAGATGAATGTGAAAATCTTTGAGCGCTTCAGAAAAGCATGCGATGGATTTTTCAAGAAAAAGAGCGAATTTTATAAATTGCTCAAAGAAAACATGACCGAGAACTTGGAAAAGAAAAAGGCATTGTGCGAAAAAGTAGAAGCGTTAAAAGACAGCACTGACTGGAAAGAAACTGCTGAAGCTCTTACTAAATTACAAAAAGAATGGAAAACCATTGGTCCGGTAACAAAGAAATATTCAGACGCAATATGGAATCGATTTATTGCTGCTTGCGATTACTTCTTTGAACAGAAAAATAAAGCCACATCTTCACAACGTACCGGAGAACTTGAGAATTTAGAGAAGAAAAAAGAGATTATAGGCAAATTAATTGCAATAAAAGATTCAACCGAAACGGACGAGGCCGACCGATTAGTACGTGAACTCATTAAAGAATGGAATTCTATAGGACACGTTCCTTTTAAGGAAAAAGATAGGATATATAAGCAGTTCCATACGCTAATTGATGAGATCTTCGAACACTTCAACATAAGTGCTTCCGACAAGAAGCTAAGTAATTTTAAATCATCTATTAGTAGTATTCAAGGAGGTTCTCAATCTCTTTATAAAGAGCGTGAAAGACTTATTAGAATATACGAGAACATGAAAAATGAGCTACACACTTATGAGAACAATTTGGGATTCCTGAGTTCCTCTTCTCAAAAGGGCAACAGCTTATTGACCGAAATAAATCGGAAAGTGGAAAAGTTGAAGGCAGACTTAGAACTGACTCTCCAGAAAATTCGTGTGATAGACGAATCAATCAAAGAAGAAGAGTAA
- the mgtE gene encoding magnesium transporter, which translates to MNEEYIDNVKALIGQKEADKVKELLIDLHPADIAELCNEINAEEARFIYRLLDNETAADVLVEMDEEVRKEFLEILPSETIAKRFVDYMDTDDAVELMRDLDEDKQEEILSHIEDIEQAGDIVDLLKYDEDTAGGLMGTEMVTVNENWSMPECLKEMRLQAEELDEIYYVYVVDDDERLRGVFPLKKMITSPSVSKVKHVMKKDPISIRVDTPIDEVVQTIEKYDLVAVPVVDSIGRLVGQITVDDVMDEVREQSERDYQLASGLSQDVETDDNVLRQTSARLPWLLIGMLGGIGNSMILGNFGATFASHPEMALYIPLIGGTGGNVGTQSSALIVQGLANSSLDVKDTFKQIAKESVVALINATIISLLVYIYNFIRFGATATVTYSVSISLFAVVMFASIFGTFVPMTLEKLKIDPAIATGPFISITNDIIGMMLYMGITVLLA; encoded by the coding sequence GTGAACGAAGAATACATTGACAACGTAAAAGCACTCATCGGACAAAAAGAAGCCGATAAGGTGAAAGAACTGCTTATTGACCTCCACCCGGCCGATATAGCAGAGTTGTGTAATGAGATAAATGCAGAAGAAGCAAGATTTATTTACCGCTTGCTAGACAACGAAACTGCAGCAGACGTTTTGGTGGAGATGGACGAAGAGGTACGCAAAGAGTTTTTAGAGATATTACCTTCAGAAACTATAGCAAAACGGTTTGTCGACTACATGGATACCGATGACGCTGTGGAACTCATGCGTGACCTCGACGAAGATAAGCAAGAAGAAATTCTCTCTCACATAGAAGATATCGAACAAGCAGGAGATATTGTTGATCTGTTGAAGTACGACGAAGACACGGCGGGCGGATTAATGGGCACCGAGATGGTGACTGTTAACGAAAACTGGAGTATGCCCGAATGCTTGAAAGAAATGCGCCTACAAGCTGAAGAGCTCGACGAAATATATTATGTCTATGTAGTAGACGACGACGAGAGACTGCGAGGAGTCTTCCCCCTTAAAAAGATGATCACTTCACCTTCCGTTTCTAAAGTGAAGCATGTGATGAAGAAAGATCCTATCTCCATTAGGGTTGACACGCCAATAGACGAAGTGGTACAAACGATTGAAAAGTATGACCTTGTTGCCGTGCCTGTTGTCGATAGCATCGGACGCTTGGTTGGGCAAATAACCGTAGATGACGTTATGGACGAAGTTCGTGAACAATCAGAACGTGACTACCAGTTAGCTTCCGGTCTTTCACAAGATGTAGAAACTGACGATAACGTACTACGACAAACCTCTGCCCGCTTGCCTTGGCTTCTCATAGGTATGCTTGGTGGCATCGGCAATTCGATGATACTTGGAAACTTTGGCGCTACATTTGCTTCTCATCCGGAAATGGCACTCTACATCCCACTCATTGGAGGCACAGGAGGAAATGTGGGAACGCAATCTTCTGCACTCATTGTTCAAGGTTTAGCCAACAGTTCACTAGATGTAAAAGATACTTTTAAGCAGATTGCAAAAGAATCGGTTGTTGCTCTCATCAACGCCACAATCATTTCATTATTAGTCTATATCTATAACTTTATCCGTTTCGGAGCAACAGCCACCGTGACCTATTCAGTCTCCATCAGCCTATTTGCAGTAGTTATGTTTGCCTCTATTTTCGGAACGTTTGTGCCCATGACACTCGAAAAACTCAAAATAGATCCAGCTATTGCCACAGGCCCCTTTATCTCAATTACAAATGACATTATAGGCATGATGCTTTACATGGGGATCACTGTTTTATTAGCTTAA
- the rsmA gene encoding 16S rRNA (adenine(1518)-N(6)/adenine(1519)-N(6))-dimethyltransferase RsmA, with the protein MRLVKPKKFLGQHFLKDLKVAQDIADTVDTFPELPILEVGPGMGVLTQFLVKKGRTVKVVEVDFESVAYLREAYPSLEEHIIEDDFLKMNLLRTFDGNPFVLTGNYPYNISSQIFFKMLDNKDLIPCCTGMIQKEVAERIAAGPGSKTYGILSILIQAWYKVEYLFTVSEQVFNPPPKVKSAVIRMTRNETKNLGCNEKLFKLVVKTTFNQRRKTLRNSIKPILGKESPLTQDLIFNKRPEQLSVKEFIELTNRVEQELAISQEKNDQES; encoded by the coding sequence ATGAGATTAGTAAAACCCAAAAAGTTTTTAGGCCAACATTTTTTGAAAGATTTGAAAGTCGCTCAGGATATAGCCGATACTGTAGATACTTTCCCAGAACTTCCTATTTTAGAAGTTGGACCGGGAATGGGGGTTCTTACTCAATTTCTTGTAAAAAAAGGACGCACGGTTAAGGTTGTTGAAGTAGATTTTGAATCAGTAGCTTATCTCCGAGAAGCCTACCCTTCACTTGAAGAACATATCATTGAGGATGATTTCCTCAAGATGAATCTTCTACGAACATTTGATGGAAATCCGTTTGTACTAACAGGTAATTACCCTTACAATATATCGAGCCAAATATTTTTCAAGATGCTTGATAATAAAGACTTGATACCTTGCTGCACAGGAATGATACAAAAAGAAGTGGCCGAGAGAATTGCCGCTGGTCCAGGTAGCAAAACCTATGGAATACTAAGCATACTTATACAAGCTTGGTACAAAGTAGAATATCTTTTTACCGTTAGTGAGCAAGTATTCAATCCACCTCCTAAGGTAAAGAGTGCAGTCATACGCATGACAAGAAATGAAACGAAGAATCTTGGGTGCAATGAGAAATTATTTAAGCTGGTAGTCAAAACGACCTTTAATCAGCGCAGAAAAACATTAAGGAACTCCATAAAACCCATTCTTGGAAAAGAGAGTCCGCTTACGCAAGATTTGATCTTCAATAAAAGGCCAGAACAGCTTTCTGTAAAAGAATTCATTGAACTGACCAACCGGGTAGAACAAGAATTAGCTATTTCTCAAGAAAAGAATGATCAAGAATCATAA
- a CDS encoding lysylphosphatidylglycerol synthase transmembrane domain-containing protein, which translates to MKKLIKKALKLVLPLVLGGFILFWVYRDFDFTKAGDVLVSGLNWWWMLLSLAFGVFSHVFRGWRWKQTLAPLGAFPKTSNCVNAIFISYAANLILPRVGEVSRCGVLSKYDGVSFSKSLGTVVTERLIDSLCVLLITAVTLMLQINIFNRFFEETGTDINSIGELFTSVQLYIVLFCLVGVGVLLYYLMRTLSFFEKVKGIALNVWEGILSLKGVKNIPLFILYTVLIWFCYFMQFYITFYCFSFTSDLGVLAGLVMFVGGSFAVIVPTPNGAGPWHFAVISMMMLYGVNATDAGIFALLVHSIQTFLVVLLGVYGLAALPFINKKQNV; encoded by the coding sequence ATGAAGAAACTAATAAAAAAGGCGCTTAAGCTTGTCTTGCCACTTGTTTTAGGAGGGTTTATTCTCTTCTGGGTATATCGTGATTTTGATTTTACAAAAGCCGGCGATGTTCTTGTTTCCGGACTAAATTGGTGGTGGATGCTTCTTTCGTTGGCTTTTGGCGTGTTTAGTCATGTGTTTCGCGGATGGCGTTGGAAACAAACGCTAGCTCCACTTGGCGCATTCCCAAAAACCAGTAATTGTGTAAATGCTATATTTATCTCTTATGCTGCTAATTTAATTCTTCCCAGAGTGGGAGAAGTGTCTCGTTGCGGCGTATTATCCAAATATGATGGTGTCTCGTTTTCTAAGTCTCTGGGCACTGTTGTTACAGAACGGTTGATTGATTCATTGTGCGTGCTTCTTATTACAGCGGTGACCCTAATGCTGCAAATAAACATTTTTAATCGCTTTTTTGAAGAAACCGGAACAGATATTAATTCCATCGGAGAGCTCTTTACTTCTGTTCAGCTTTATATTGTGTTGTTTTGCTTAGTTGGTGTAGGAGTGTTGCTGTATTATCTGATGCGTACGCTGTCGTTTTTTGAAAAGGTAAAAGGTATTGCGCTCAATGTCTGGGAGGGAATTCTTTCTTTGAAAGGCGTTAAAAATATCCCTCTTTTTATTCTTTATACCGTCCTTATTTGGTTCTGCTATTTTATGCAATTCTACATCACATTCTATTGCTTTTCCTTTACTTCCGATTTGGGAGTGTTAGCTGGATTGGTCATGTTTGTTGGAGGTAGCTTTGCTGTGATTGTGCCTACACCTAATGGAGCAGGACCTTGGCATTTTGCCGTTATTTCTATGATGATGTTGTATGGAGTGAATGCTACCGATGCAGGAATATTTGCTTTGCTTGTGCATAGTATTCAAACCTTTTTAGTAGTTTTGTTGGGAGTATATGGTTTAGCGGCTTTGCCGTTTATAAATAAAAAACAGAACGTATGA
- a CDS encoding aminoacyl-histidine dipeptidase, translated as MKTIQSLAPQKVWNHFYSLTQIPRPSGFMKPITEFLLDFGKGLGLESFTDEVGNVIIRKPATSGMENRKGVILQAHMDMVPQKNNDTVHNFETDPIETYIDGDWVKAKGTTLGADDGLGVAAIMAILEDQTLKHGPLEALITKDEETGMYGAFGLKPGTLNGEIMLNLDSEDEGELYIGCAGGMDVTASLEYKEVEPEEGDVAVKVTLKGLRGGHSGLEINEGRANANKLLVRFLREAVASYEARLASWQGGNMRNAIPREAHAVVTIPADNEEELLNLVKYCEDLFNEEFGAIETPISFKAERVELPKGEIPEEIQDNVIDAIFACQNGVMRMIPSVPDTVETSSNLAIITIGGGKTEIKILARSSSDSMKEYLTTSLESCFSMAGMKVELTGGYSGWQPDVNSPILHAMKESYKQQFGVEPAVKVIHAGLECGIIGANVAGLDMISFGPTLRSPHSPDERAYIPSVSKFYDFLVATLQQTPLKK; from the coding sequence ATGAAAACAATTCAGTCATTAGCTCCACAAAAAGTGTGGAATCATTTCTATTCATTGACTCAAATTCCCCGTCCCTCAGGCTTTATGAAACCAATAACCGAGTTCTTGCTGGACTTTGGGAAAGGCTTGGGACTAGAATCATTTACCGATGAAGTGGGTAACGTGATAATCCGTAAACCGGCTACTTCCGGTATGGAAAATAGAAAAGGCGTAATTCTGCAGGCCCACATGGATATGGTGCCTCAGAAGAATAACGATACTGTGCACAATTTTGAAACAGACCCGATTGAAACATATATTGATGGCGATTGGGTGAAGGCTAAAGGAACCACTCTTGGGGCCGATGATGGTTTGGGAGTGGCTGCTATTATGGCTATCCTTGAAGATCAGACTTTGAAGCACGGACCACTTGAAGCTTTAATCACAAAAGATGAAGAAACTGGTATGTATGGTGCTTTTGGCCTTAAGCCCGGAACGCTGAATGGGGAAATCATGCTTAATCTTGATTCTGAAGATGAAGGAGAACTCTACATCGGTTGTGCCGGTGGTATGGATGTAACTGCTTCTCTTGAATATAAAGAAGTGGAGCCGGAAGAGGGTGATGTTGCAGTGAAAGTAACATTGAAAGGATTACGTGGTGGCCATTCTGGTTTAGAGATAAATGAAGGCCGAGCAAATGCGAATAAACTTTTGGTTCGTTTTTTGCGCGAAGCCGTCGCTAGTTATGAGGCTCGTTTGGCTAGTTGGCAAGGTGGTAATATGCGCAATGCCATTCCCCGTGAGGCGCATGCGGTTGTGACGATACCTGCAGATAATGAAGAAGAGTTACTTAACTTGGTGAAATATTGCGAAGATCTGTTCAATGAAGAGTTTGGAGCGATTGAAACTCCTATTAGCTTCAAAGCCGAACGAGTAGAATTGCCGAAAGGAGAAATACCTGAAGAAATTCAAGACAATGTGATTGATGCCATTTTTGCTTGCCAGAATGGTGTGATGCGCATGATTCCGTCTGTTCCGGATACTGTAGAAACCTCTTCAAACTTGGCAATAATTACTATTGGTGGAGGTAAAACTGAAATTAAGATTTTGGCTCGTAGCTCTTCGGATAGCATGAAAGAATATCTCACTACGAGCTTAGAGTCTTGTTTCTCGATGGCTGGAATGAAAGTAGAACTGACTGGTGGCTATTCAGGATGGCAACCAGATGTGAATTCTCCTATTCTTCACGCGATGAAAGAGTCCTACAAACAGCAATTTGGTGTAGAACCCGCAGTCAAGGTGATTCATGCAGGACTCGAATGTGGCATTATTGGAGCAAATGTTGCAGGGCTCGATATGATTTCTTTTGGCCCAACTTTACGCTCTCCTCATTCACCGGATGAAAGGGCATATATTCCCTCTGTTTCTAAGTTTTACGATTTTCTTGTTGCTACATTACAGCAAACTCCTCTAAAGAAATAA